The following proteins come from a genomic window of Elgaria multicarinata webbii isolate HBS135686 ecotype San Diego chromosome 10, rElgMul1.1.pri, whole genome shotgun sequence:
- the UBE2K gene encoding ubiquitin-conjugating enzyme E2 K, translating to MANIAVQRIKREFKEVLKSEETSKNQIKVDLVDENFTELRGEIAGPPDTPYEGGRYQLEIKIPETYPFNPPKVRFITKIWHPNISSVTGAICLDILKDQWAAAMTLRTVLLSLQALLAAAEPDDPQDAVVANQYKQNPEMFKQTARLWAHVYAGAPVSSPEYTKKIENLCAMGFDRNAVIVALSSKSWDVETATELLLSN from the exons acaaGCAAAAATCAAATTAAAGTAGATCTTGTAGATGAAAATTTTACAGAACTAAGAGGAGAAATAGCAGGACCTCCGGACACACCATATGAAG gAGGAAGATATCAACTAGAAATAAAAATTCCAGAAACGTATCCATTTAATCCCCCCAAG GTGCGGTTTATCACCAAAATATGGCATCCTAATATCAGCTCAGTCACTGGGGCTATTTGTTTGGATATTCTAAAAGATCAATG GGCTGCAGCAATGACTCTAAGGACAGTATTGTTATCACTGCAAGCGCTCTTGGCAGCTGCAGAGCCTGATGATCCACAAGATGCAGTAGTGGCAAATCAG TACAAACAAAATCCAGAAATGTTTAAACAAACAGCTCGGCTTTGGGCACACGTGTATGCTGGAGCACCAGTTTCTAGTCCAGAATACACCAAAAAGATAGAAAACCTTTGTGCTATGGGCTTTGATAGG AATGCAGTAATAGTGGCCTTGTCATCAAAATCATGGGATGTAGAGACAGCAACAGAACTACTTCTGAGCAACTGA